The Streptomyces sannanensis genome includes the window GCACTGGACGAGCACCAGGTCCGCCGCTACACGTCCTGGTCCCGTTGGGTCACCCTCGCCATGCTCGCCCACGCCTTCCTCGCCGTCGTCCGAGCCGATGACCATGCCCGCCAACCGGCACCGAACGGCCTCATACCCCTCACCTGCAACGAGATCCAGCGCCTGTTCATCACTCTCGTCGTCCGGCCCGTCCACGATGCCGCACATCGGCTCGGCTGGTCCGACTGGCGACGCCGCCACCAAGCCCGATCCCAGGCCAGCCACTACCGGCGGCAAGCCGCTCAAGCGTGAAGATCACCATCTACAGCTGGAGTACTAGAACGCCCCGACCACCTGTACAGCAACGACATCCGCGTGGCGAACCGCTACACACGCCTCTTCCACACCAACACCGACGACTGGCTCCGCCACTGGCACCGCTGCCCCGGCTGCCGCGCACGCACCACCCTGCCCCTGCCGCACCTCGCCGCATGGACCGCCCACATAGCCTGCCGATCGCTGCGCCCGACCCACCGCGCCCCCCGCGGGCGCAAGCTCTGCGGTGTCCTGCGTGTGTCCTGGACGAGCAGTCACAAGGCGCCCCGTTCCTGCCTGCTCACGGTCGCCGTCGACTTCTGCCCCTCCGGCGAGCACCGTGTCCTGACGCGAGTCCCCTACCACGAAGCCGCCGAGCGGTTTCGCATCTGGCTGGCCGGAACGGCCCCTGCCGTGGCCGCCGCGGCCGGTCCTGACCGCTTGGACGGCCTCCCTGCCCAGTTCCGGCCAGTCATCGTGGACACCAGCGGCGAGGGCCTAGCACTGTTCTGAGCGAGCACCAGGAGACCTGACGCCCCAACGTCACCTCGCAGCTGCTGGCCCCGACACGGTCACCCCGCACGCCCCAGCGAAATGCGCAGCAGAGTTGACACCAGCCGCAAAACTCGCTCCGAGACGGGAGCAGGGCCTATGCGTGAGAGGGCCAGCCCAAGCTGGATGTCAGAACGCGATCGAGCGCCGCCCGGCCTGCGGGTCCCCATGTCGGCTTGCCGCCAGGAAGGCCTCGCTCCCCATTGTGGCCCATGAGGATAAGGAAAAGGCTCTTCAGAGCAGCCAACCCTCGGGCTCGCCGGAGCGTCGCCTCGTCCGCATGCGCATACACCTCGAAGAACCGTAAGCCCGCGCCTGCGGGAAGAAGTAGCCACGCGGACGCGAGGTCCCACGCCGGATCACCGGCGAACATGTCACCGAAATCAATCACGCCCGAGGGCGTCCCGTCCGAGACGACGACATTCGCGGGATGGAGGTCACCGTGCAGCCACAGCGGCGGGCCCTCCCACTATGGGGCCGCAACGGCATCGTCCCAGACGGCCCGCACGGCCCGGACGTCGACGGCAATGCCGTCGGGGGCAATTGCTTGCAAGAAGTACTCGAAGCCGTCCATGCACTTCTTGGGGTGAGCACCGCGGTCCGAACTGGTCGGCGCCTCGGCGGGTGCCTCCACATGGAGCGCTCTGAGGAAATCCGCCAGAGTGTCGGTCGCGTGGTCGTCGCGGCTGATCAAGGTGTAGTCGAGAGGCTCGCCAGGAACCCACGTCATAATGCTCCAGGTCCTCGGGAAGCGCGCGGACGGTTCACCGATCCGCACAGGAGTTGGAACCGGGAGCGGAAGGCGTGGGGCCAGGACAGGCAGCCACCGGCATTCCTTGCGCTGGAGATCCGGGGCACGTTCTGTGCGCGGCATGCGAACGACCAACTCCTCCCCGAGACGCCACATTTGGTTGTCCCAGCCGCCCGGTACTTCACGGATGGCCAGGCCCTGCAAGGTCCGGATGCTGGTCCTTGAGTAGATCGTGTACCAGCTCTGCGATGATCTCAATCTCGGAGTCGGTCATGCGAAGCCACAGTACGTGAGACAAGTGGGATGGTCGTTCCACCGTGCGCCCTGCACCGCGTTCGTCCGCGCGCCGCCCACCATGTGGAGCAACACGTCGGGCCCCTCCGTCTGCTGGAGCGCATGCCCGTCTGCTGCTCGGCGAGGACGGCGTCTGAGCGCGGCAGCGTCCGGGCGGGCGTGCAGTGACTCACGACGGGAGCAACCGCCGGGCACCCGGGAGATTACTGTGAGCGGTCAAGCTGGCCACGGGCGTGGACTGGTGCCCGTGCAGTACCACCGGTTCGAGATCAGCGACGAGGCTGGTCCCGCTGGCCCTGATCTGCCCCGCGCCCACAACGGACTGGTGGAGGCGCAGGACGGCATCGTCACAGTCCTCACCGGCATTCACACCGGAGACGTCGACGTCACCTTGCACACCGGCACCCCCGAGCCCGGACGCCTGGTGGGAGAAGATCGTCGAGGTGTCCCTGCACTCGGTTTCCGGGGAGCTGATGGTGCGCGGCCTGATGGACGACCTGGACGAGGAGCTACCGGTGCTGTCCTTCGACGGCCCCGGTGCTTACCGGCTCCGCATCCATGCCCGCGGCCGGGAATCGCCGTCGACCTCACCCCCGCCGATGTTACCGAGTGGTACCTCTTCCAGGCATGGCCGTCAACCGCCCGGGACGCGAAGGTGCTGCGGCAGACGGACCGCTACGGAGCCTGCGTCCGAACAGACTGACCCCCGGCCGGCCCCGGCCGATCAGACCGGCCGGAGCCTGCTCGGTCCGTCACGACGGCCGGGAGCCGGGCTGCGCTGTGGAAGGGCATTGCGAAGCGCGGCATGCGTCGGTGACGTGACCGGCGGCCGGGGGAACCGAAGCGGACAGGGCACCCAAGCGGCGGGCAGGCCCCCGGAGTTCGGCTGCGGTGGTGAGCCGGGGGTAGGGGCGGCACACGCCGGGCCGCCCTCAGGCTCCCAGTGGGTCTACCCGAAGCGGTCAGTGAGATAGGCAAGGGCCCGGTCGCGGTCGGCGTCATCCAAAGACGCAAGGAGAGCGGCGCACTGCTCCAGGACCGCCTTACTCCGGAGTGGCACCGCGCCCCCGTCCCGGGCAGCGCCCCTGTCCTGAGCGGCGTCCAACTCCCTCGCCACAGCCCTTAGGCGTTCTCGCAGCGCGGTACGGTTGGTTCCACGCGTCTTGTTGGCGTGGCAGTTGGGACACAGAGCGATCATGGCACTCGGGTGATCGCGACCTCCCAGGGCATGGTCGTCGATGTGATCGACCTCCAGCAGGTAGCCGCCCGCCGTCGCCCTGTAGGGAAGCGCACGCAGAAGGCACACGCACCCGGCGAAGGCCAGCGGTGGCGGCATGCTCCTGGTGGCGTCCGTCCGCCTCCCGCTCCTACACCCGGCGTCGCAGTTCGCGGTATCGCTCCTGCCGCGGCACCGTCCGTGCGCGGACCCTGCGGCGAGCGAACGGCTGCGGGCTCAGGGGGACCTCGGCGCGCGCCGCACCTGATTGGGGGGCCGTAGAGCGGGCCGATTCCACCCCGAACAGCCGCAACCGCTCCCACGCTCGATTCTGCCCGGTGACCGGCAAGCGGTAGACGTGACGTTGACGTTCTCCGGTCGTCAAGGCCGCGAGGGTCAGTCCTGCTGCGATGGTCTTCCCCAGGCCGACGTGCGTTTGCACGGCCAGCTTATAGCCCACGCCGAACCGTCTGAGAACACCCGCTGGACGGTCGTCATCGGAGGCCGGACGCGGCGCTTGTCGTCCCCTCAGCCAGGTGGGCAGGTCCTGTCGCTCCACTCCGTCACTCCCCCGCACTTCTCCCCCTCCCTCTGTCAAGCCGACGGGTTCGCGGATTCTCGGGGTGGAATCGCGGGGAACCGGAGGGGGACGTGGCGCCCGCTGGCGGAGTAGCCGACGGGTTGGGGTGTGCCCGAGGCGCGCGCCAAAGGGGCAACGAGATGATCTTGAAGCCCTGAGGGCTCGGCCCCCGCATTTCAGAGGGACACGCGCGCTGTTCTGCCAGCGGCAGAACACCGGCCGGGCCGGGCTCGACGATCACTACAGTCCAGTCTCATGACGGCGATTACGACGCGTACGGTCGAGTACCCGGCGGACGGTTTGACGATGATCGGGCACCTCGCACTCCCGGTCGGTATCGACCGCCGGCCCGCGGTGCTGCTCGGGCCAGAGGGCATGGGGCTCAGCGACGTCGAGCGCCGCCGGGCCGATGCTCTCGCCGAGCTGGGATACGTGGCGCTGGCCTTCGACCTTCACGGCGGGCGCTATTTGGGCGACCCCGAGGAGATGTTGGCCCGTTGCCTGCCACTGCTCGCTGATCCCGACCGGATGCGGGGCATCGGCCATGCGGCGCTCGACGTGTTGCGCACCGAACCGCGGACCGACCCCGACCGGATCGCCGCCGTCGGCTACGGCACCGGGGGCGCCATCGGGCTGGAACTCGGGCGCGACGGCGTCAACCTGCGCGCGATCGGGACAGTCAACGCACTGACCACGGGCCGACCGGGCGAGGCAGCGCGCATTCGCTGCCCGGTGTGGGCCGGGGTCGGGTCGGAAGACCCGATCATGCCGCCCGCGCAACGGAACGCGTTCACCGCCGAGATGCAGGCCGCGGGCGTCGACTGGCGCCTCGCGGTCTACGGCGGCGCCTTGCACGCCTTCCACCACCCGCCGGTCGACCACCCCACGGTCCCCGGCGTCGGCTACCACCCACAGCACGCGCAGCGAGCCTGGCGCGACGTCGTCGACCTGCTCGCCGAGTGCCTGCCCGTGACGGAGGATCTGCGGGCATGACCCAGGCAAACAGCCTGGCGCCAGGCCTGCGGGTGTTCACGAGTGCTGATGAGCTGCGCTGACAAGAGGCCCTGAAGATCGTCCCCCTGGTGTCGAAGATCGTTCCCCGCGTCGACTGCCAGAGCCTGCTGCCATGCTGGCGGACGGAAGATGACGGCAACGGGCGGCAAGGGCTGTGCGCGATGGACTTCGAGGGCCAGCTCTGGCGGTTGGAGGCCCACGCCCGACAGGTCCTCGCCGATTATCAGGAGCACTACAACTGCCACCGGCCACACCGATCACGAGACCAACGACCACCCGAAGCCCCGGGACAGCCAGCGGTGTTGCACGATCGCGTGCCCCGCAGGCCCCTGCGCACCCGCGTCCTCGGCAGGGTCATCAACGAGTACCGATACGCGGCTTGAGCTGCAGCGATGACTATTCGAGCCCCACAGGTCGAGTCGTCGCGGGGCTCCGGGCGGCCATGTTCTCTGAGCCATCCGATCGGCTCCTCCATGAAAGCCATACCTGGAGCCCCTGGGCCCACCGATCTTACGAATGACCAGCGGAAACCCACGCTTGAAAGGTAGGACTCCATGATCTTGGGAGCCCGTGCCTGTCACGTTCCCAGGCCACCGCTGAGCTGGCAGACCATCACGAACCAGACACTCTGCGACTACGCCGAAGTCCTGCCTCTGGGCCTTCTCCGTCATCACCGCCTCGCCCGGCGCTGGCACTCTGGGCGGCCGGGGCATTGTGGACGCTGACTCGGCAAAAGGTATGGCAGGGAATTCCGCATCCTAAAACGCAGGGAAGCCCCGGACCATACGGTCCGGGGCTTCCCTGGAATAATTGTTCGGCGGCGTCCTACTCTCCCACAGGGTCCCCCCTGCAGTACCATCGGCGCTGAAAGGCTTAGCTTCCGGGTTCGGAATGTAACCGGGCGTTTCCCTAATGCTATGACCACCGAAACACTATGAAGTTGAACTCCAGCCGGCAAGGCGAGTTCGTTACTTCAGAACAAACACAGTGGACGCGAGCAACTGAGGACAAGCCCTCGGCCTATTAGTACCAGTCAGCTCCACCCGTTGCCGGGCTTCCACATCTGGCCTATCAACCCAGTCGTCTACTGGGAGCCTTACCCTCTCAAGGAGGTGGGAATACTCATCTTGAAGCAGGCTTCCCGCTTAGATGCTTTCAGCGGTTATCCCTCCCGAACGTAGCCAACCAGCCATGCCCTTGGCAGGACAACTGGCACACCAGAGGTTCGTCCGTCCCGGTCCTCTCGTACTAGGGACAGCCCTTCTCAATATTCCTACGCGCACAGCGGATAGGGACCGAACTGTCTCACGACGTTCTAAACCCAGCTCGCGTACCGCTTTAATGGGCGAACAGCCCAACCCTTGGGACCGACTCCAGCCCCAGGATGCGACGAGCCGACATCGAGGTGCCAAACCATCCCGTCGATATGGACTCTTGGGGAAGATCAGCCTGTTATCCCCGGGGTACCTTTTATCCGTTGAGCGACGGCGCTTCCACAAGCCACCGCCGGATCACTAGTCCCGACTTTCGTCCCTGCTCGACCCGTCGGTCTCACAGTCAAGCTCCCTTGTGCACTTACACTCAACACCTGATTGCCAACCAGGCTGAGGGAACCTTTGGGCGCCTCCGTTACTCTTTAGGAGGCAACCGCCCCAGTTAAACTACCCATCAGACACTGTCCCTGATCCGGATCACGGACCGAGGTTAGACATCCAGCACGACCAGAGTGGTATTTCAACGGCGACTCCACAACCACTGGCGTGGCT containing:
- a CDS encoding HNH endonuclease signature motif containing protein, encoding MPPPLAFAGCVCLLRALPYRATAGGYLLEVDHIDDHALGGRDHPSAMIALCPNCHANKTRGTNRTALRERLRAVARELDAAQDRGAARDGGAVPLRSKAVLEQCAALLASLDDADRDRALAYLTDRFG
- a CDS encoding dienelactone hydrolase family protein — protein: MTAITTRTVEYPADGLTMIGHLALPVGIDRRPAVLLGPEGMGLSDVERRRADALAELGYVALAFDLHGGRYLGDPEEMLARCLPLLADPDRMRGIGHAALDVLRTEPRTDPDRIAAVGYGTGGAIGLELGRDGVNLRAIGTVNALTTGRPGEAARIRCPVWAGVGSEDPIMPPAQRNAFTAEMQAAGVDWRLAVYGGALHAFHHPPVDHPTVPGVGYHPQHAQRAWRDVVDLLAECLPVTEDLRA
- a CDS encoding integrase core domain-containing protein, which codes for MDFEGQLWRLEAHARQVLADYQEHYNCHRPHRSRDQRPPEAPGQPAVLHDRVPRRPLRTRVLGRVINEYRYAA